Below is a genomic region from Flavobacterium ginsengisoli.
TTCTGTCTGAGAAACAGATTTTTCTTCTTTAGTTACAGAATCATTTTTTACGACTGCAGTTTCTTCGGCACAAGCCAATTTCTTTTCTTTCGGAATTTTAAAAGTTAATTCTTCTGTAGAAGGTGGCAAGCAATTACTATCGTCGCAAACCATAAAATCGACCTCGGCAGCAACATCTGAAATATCGTCTGAAATGAATTTGATTTTTTGCGTGAAAAGTGCTTTATCTTCAAAATATTTAATTTTCATATCGAAGATTTTATCAACTGTTTCGTGTCCTTTATCTTCGGTTGTTTTTCCGATTAATTCGATTTTTTTAGGCTGATTTTTAAAAGTAAAAGCCGTTGGCGAAGGCCCGCCTTCTTCGATATATTGTCCGTATAAATGCCAGCCAGATTGTATTTTCGCCTGAGCTTTTAAAATATATTCTTTATCTGAAATTTTTTCTACAGTTGTCGTCCATTTTACCGGATTATACATTTGCCCGAACATGGAAAACGAGATCAATAACAGAAATGCAATTATGGTATTTTTCATTTGTTTTTGGTTTAATTTTTTGAAAAAAAAGAGCTGTCGGCAAAACAGCTCTTTTGGTCTTTCACCGAAAATGGCTTACTAATTCAGATTCTAAAATGAAATAATGAAAGACGACTATTAAAAATTGTTGATTTTAGATTGCAGATTTTAGATTTAGTGACAAACTTTGTCAAAGTTTAAAACTTTGACAAAGTTGAATTATCGAGACTGAATACTAAAAACTACTTCAACGGATTTCCATCTTTAGCTAGAGAACCCGATTTGATAATGATCATTTTATCCAGCTGAATGTATTTCTTGATGGCATCGTTTACTTGCTGTAAAGTTGCTTTTTCGATATCTTTTGGATATTGATCGATATAATTTGGCTCTAAACCTCTTTCGATAAAACTTAAAATCGTTCTTGCCATTCCGCTTGTGGTTGCCATTCCTACTTTAAAGCTTCCAATTAAATTGGTTTTCTTGTTTTGCAACTCGTCTGCTGTGATTCCGTTTTTTATCCATTTATCAACTTGAACCATTGTTGCATCTAGACCTTTTTGAAATAAATTCGGGTTGAAAGAAGCGTTGACAAACCAGTAGCCTCCAGTTTCGATATTTCCGCCCAAACCAGAAGAAATGTTATAAGTTAAACCGTCATTATCGCGAACTGTCTGCATTAAACGGCCTGCAAAACCTGCACCTAAAGTATAATTTCCGATATAAAACGGAATATAATCGGCATCGGCTCTTTTTAAACCTGTAAATTGTCCTATGAATAATTCTGCACTTGGTTTTTCTGGAATGGTTACTACTTCTGTTTTTGATGCTCGCTTTTGTAGCTTCTTCAAATTTTAATTTTTCTGTAACTCCTCCATTCCAATTTTTGAATGATTTTTGTAATGAAGCTTTTAAGTTTGCACCATCGGTGTCTCCAACAATTACAAGTCTCATAGAAGCTGTGCCGAAATATTTTTTGTGGAAAGCTTTTACTTCGTCCAAAGTCGCGTTTTTGATATTCGCAATATTGTCCTCTACACTTAAACTGTAATTTGGATTTCCTTTTGGATAAATTGCTTGCGATAAAGCAATACTTCCTCTTTCGCCTGGATCATTCAGATCTTGCTGTGTATTTCCAATAAACTGCTGTTTCAAATTCTCGAATTCTTTTGCATCAAACAACGGATTTCTCAGTTCTTCTGCCAATAAAGTAATTACTTGATCTAAGTCTTTTTTCAAACATTTAAATCCGATATTGATTTTGAAAGTCGAAGCATTTACATTTAATGAAACTCCTAGTTTTTGCAGTTTTTCTGAAAACTTAAATTTGTCATTCAGCGTTGTTCCTTTAGATAACATTGAAGCTGTTAGCGCTGGAATAACATCATTTTTAGTTTCGCTGGCATAATTTCCTAACGAAATACTTGCGGCAACCGTAACAAAATCTTTTGCTGAAGTTTTTACTGAAACCACATCAATTCCAGATACTTTTTCTCTTTTAAAAGCTGAAGCCGATTTTTCGATTAAAGTTTCTGAAGAAATTAATTCTTCTGCTGTATTTTTTACTAAAGCTGGAGCAGATGAAGACTCTTCATAAACATGTCCTTCATCTGAATGTCTATAATAAAACGGACCATTTTCTGGCATATAATTGTTGGCTTTCGCCGAATCATTATTTTGAGCACCAGCTTGTTTCGGAATAAAATATCCTGTTGTACTTTGATCTTCAACCAAATATTTATTTGCCACACGCATAACATCAGCTGGAGTTACTTTTTTCAATCGGTCAACTCCTGTAATGTAAGCTGTCCAGTCGCCAGAAGCGATTGCTTCGTTTAATGCTGATGCAATTACGCCAGAACCATCGCGCGCTAAAATAGTCTGTGCGCTAATTTTTGCTACAACTCTATTTACTTCATCCTGAGTAACGCCTTCCTTTTGAATTTTAGCCACGACTTCACTAATTTTAGTATCGATATCTTCATGTTTTGAAGTCGTCGGAAAACCAACACCAATCGTAAAAAGTCCAACTTCTTTAAAATTAGTTGCACTTGCATAAGTATAAATTCCTAAACGAGTGTCAACAAAAGTTTTGTTTAAAATTGCTGATGGCCCAACACCAATAATCTGAGCCAAAATATTCAACGCAGGAAGATCTTCATGCAAAGCTCCAGGAATTTTATAAGCTTTGTTTACAACGCCTAATTCTCCTGGTTTTCTAACGATAATTTTACGTGCGCCATATTGTTGAGGTTCTTCTGTATAAGGCTGTGGCATAGCATTTGGCGCTTTTGTAATTTTGCCGAAATATTTTTCGATCAATTCAAAAACATTCTCTTTTTTGAAATCTCCAATAATGGTTAAAGTCGCATTATCTGGCCAATAATAGGTATTATAGAAATTTTTCAATACTTCAATCGGAGCTTTTTCAATATCCGATTTCCACCCAATTGTAGAATGATGATATGGATGTGCAATATACGCCGAAGCCCAAATTTCTTTATCCAATAAACTGTTCGGATCATTTTCGCCACGCTCAAATTCGTTACGAACCACCGTCATTTCTGCTTCTTTATCTTCTTTTAATAATAAAGAATTACGCATTCTGTCGGCTTCGATTTGAATTGCCAGTTCTATTTTATCACTTGGCAATGTTTCAAAATAATTGGTTCGGTCGTACCAAGTTGTAGCATTTAACTGTGCTCCCGTATTTTGAAGCACATCTGTAATTGTGTTTCCGTTCTTCTTATTGAAAGTCGGAGTTCCTTTAAACATTAAATGTTCTAAAAGATGCGTTGATCCTGTGTTTCCTAAAACTTCGTGTTTAGATCCAACACGATATACAATTTGTACCGTTGCAACTGGCGAAGCATTGTCTTGCAAAAGCAAAACATTCATTCCGTTTGGCTGATATAAATATTCTTCAATTCCGCCTAACTCTTTTATTTTCTTAAAGTTAACCGATTTACTTTGCGCTGAAACAAGCGCGCAGAAAGCTAATGAGCAATAGCCCAGAAAGATGTGTTTTTTCATTTTTTGTTGATTGAGATATTTAGCTTGAAGTAACTTTGTCAAAGTTTAAAACTTTGACAAAGTTGATCTTGCATTTTTAAAAAGCTTAAGATTTACTGAAAATTTCTTTTAGTTTAGATTGCAATTCAGCTTCTCTAAGATTCTTGGCAACGATTTTTCCGTCGGGTCCAATTAAGTAGTTGGTTGGAACCATTTTTACTCCGTATAAAACG
It encodes:
- a CDS encoding M16 family metallopeptidase, giving the protein MGQFTGLKRADADYIPFYIGNYTLGAGFAGRLMQTVRDNDGLTYNISSGLGGNIETGGYWFVNASFNPNLFQKGLDATMVQVDKWIKNGITADELQNKKTNLIGSFKVGMATTSGMARTILSFIERGLEPNYIDQYPKDIEKATLQQVNDAIKKYIQLDKMIIIKSGSLAKDGNPLK
- a CDS encoding M16 family metallopeptidase gives rise to the protein MKKHIFLGYCSLAFCALVSAQSKSVNFKKIKELGGIEEYLYQPNGMNVLLLQDNASPVATVQIVYRVGSKHEVLGNTGSTHLLEHLMFKGTPTFNKKNGNTITDVLQNTGAQLNATTWYDRTNYFETLPSDKIELAIQIEADRMRNSLLLKEDKEAEMTVVRNEFERGENDPNSLLDKEIWASAYIAHPYHHSTIGWKSDIEKAPIEVLKNFYNTYYWPDNATLTIIGDFKKENVFELIEKYFGKITKAPNAMPQPYTEEPQQYGARKIIVRKPGELGVVNKAYKIPGALHEDLPALNILAQIIGVGPSAILNKTFVDTRLGIYTYASATNFKEVGLFTIGVGFPTTSKHEDIDTKISEVVAKIQKEGVTQDEVNRVVAKISAQTILARDGSGVIASALNEAIASGDWTAYITGVDRLKKVTPADVMRVANKYLVEDQSTTGYFIPKQAGAQNNDSAKANNYMPENGPFYYRHSDEGHVYEESSSAPALVKNTAEELISSETLIEKSASAFKREKVSGIDVVSVKTSAKDFVTVAASISLGNYASETKNDVIPALTASMLSKGTTLNDKFKFSEKLQKLGVSLNVNASTFKINIGFKCLKKDLDQVITLLAEELRNPLFDAKEFENLKQQFIGNTQQDLNDPGERGSIALSQAIYPKGNPNYSLSVEDNIANIKNATLDEVKAFHKKYFGTASMRLVIVGDTDGANLKASLQKSFKNWNGGVTEKLKFEEATKASIKNRSSNHSRKTKCRIIHRTIYRFKKSRCRLYSVLYRKLYFRCRFCRPFNADSSR